A single window of Granulicella mallensis MP5ACTX8 DNA harbors:
- a CDS encoding alpha-E domain-containing protein has translation MLSRVADSLYWMSRYLERAEHTTRLLDVNLTLMLDESAISSDHRWQRVVQALGKPKRIRWNGDPYELARTLTFDVEHKSSVLSCIIRARENSRHVREQISTEQWHRLNSLYLEVTRPEFQSVMHAEALQGNSETPAAFLQQVMEAVHQFQGVTDSTMSHGEGWHFIQVGRYLERASATAMLIEAYHEDLWANPDQLPEGNEYLEWMGLLRSATAFEAYCKVYTADITPERILEFLLLDDEFPHSLRFSIDSVQNALQAIQRNSGKSRAEELNRIAGRLSAKLGFASVDEILSGDVIGYLRSIQRECQAIHETIYHLYVDYPIQTALAG, from the coding sequence ATACTCTCTCGCGTCGCTGATTCGCTCTACTGGATGTCCCGCTACCTGGAACGCGCGGAACATACCACCCGCCTGCTCGACGTAAACCTGACCCTGATGCTGGACGAGAGCGCCATCAGCTCCGACCATCGCTGGCAGCGTGTAGTGCAGGCGCTCGGCAAGCCGAAGCGTATCCGCTGGAATGGCGACCCTTACGAGCTGGCGCGCACGCTTACCTTCGACGTGGAGCATAAGTCGTCGGTGCTCTCCTGCATCATCCGCGCCCGTGAAAATTCGCGCCACGTTCGCGAGCAGATCTCGACCGAGCAATGGCACCGCCTGAATTCGTTGTATCTCGAAGTCACGCGTCCCGAGTTCCAGAGCGTGATGCATGCGGAAGCCCTGCAGGGTAACAGTGAAACACCCGCCGCATTCCTGCAACAGGTGATGGAAGCCGTTCATCAGTTCCAGGGCGTGACCGACTCGACGATGTCGCACGGCGAGGGCTGGCACTTTATCCAGGTAGGCCGCTATCTCGAACGCGCGTCGGCCACGGCGATGCTCATCGAGGCGTATCACGAAGACCTCTGGGCGAATCCCGACCAGCTCCCCGAAGGCAACGAATATCTCGAGTGGATGGGGCTGCTTCGTTCGGCAACAGCCTTCGAGGCTTACTGCAAGGTCTATACCGCGGACATCACTCCCGAGCGCATCCTGGAGTTTTTGCTGCTCGATGACGAGTTCCCGCACTCGCTGCGCTTCTCCATCGACAGCGTGCAGAACGCGCTGCAGGCGATCCAGCGCAACTCCGGCAAGAGCCGTGCCGAAGAGCTGAACCGCATCGCCGGACGCCTTAGCGCAAAGCTGGGCTTCGCCAGCGTCGATGAGATTCTCTCCGGAGATGTCATCGGCTACCTTCGCAGCATTCAAAGGGAATGCCAGGCGATTCACGAGACGATCTACCATCTCTACGTCGATTACCCCATCCAGACAGCCCTGGCGGGGTGA
- a CDS encoding transglutaminase family protein, with translation MYYSIRHLTKFLYKTEVSESIMETRMHPRSDQNQRCLTFHLSVSPRCRVFSYRDHLANQVHHFDIPGQHGQLVIVAESLVEMQPHAAVPDSLPEGSWAELDRLVHEGDYWEMLLPSEFATPTPALAELADSLDLRRRDDPLSVLHKLNEQLFHYFDYKPLSTKVDSPIDLALSTKGGVCQDFSHIMIALLRSRLQIPCRYVSGYLYHGGDANDRSEASATHAWIEAFLPELGWVGFDPTNYLVAGDRHIRTAIGRDYSDVPPTHGVFRGRARSELTVAVRVTPSEGTPSLDRELPVPEDWSILVEKAQALPDQPPPPKRQHQQSQQQQSNTV, from the coding sequence ATGTATTATTCGATCCGGCATCTGACGAAGTTCCTCTACAAGACCGAGGTCAGCGAGAGCATCATGGAGACGCGCATGCACCCGCGCTCCGACCAGAACCAGCGCTGCCTTACGTTTCATCTCTCGGTCAGCCCGCGCTGCCGCGTCTTCAGCTATCGCGACCATCTCGCCAACCAGGTTCACCACTTCGATATCCCGGGCCAGCATGGACAGCTCGTCATCGTCGCCGAATCGCTCGTCGAGATGCAGCCGCATGCTGCAGTGCCCGACTCTCTGCCCGAAGGCTCGTGGGCGGAGCTTGACCGGCTGGTCCATGAGGGCGACTACTGGGAGATGCTGCTGCCCAGCGAGTTCGCAACCCCGACCCCGGCGCTCGCGGAACTCGCTGACTCTCTCGATCTGCGCCGCCGCGACGATCCTTTGAGCGTGCTGCACAAGCTGAATGAGCAGCTCTTCCATTACTTCGACTACAAACCGCTCTCGACCAAGGTCGACTCACCGATCGACCTCGCGCTCAGCACCAAAGGCGGCGTCTGCCAGGACTTCTCGCACATCATGATTGCGCTATTGCGTTCGCGGCTGCAGATTCCCTGCCGCTACGTCAGCGGCTACCTGTATCACGGGGGCGACGCAAACGATCGCTCCGAGGCCTCGGCAACGCATGCGTGGATCGAGGCGTTTCTCCCTGAACTGGGATGGGTGGGCTTCGATCCTACGAATTATCTGGTCGCGGGTGACCGCCACATTCGCACGGCTATCGGCCGCGACTACTCCGACGTACCGCCGACTCACGGCGTCTTCCGCGGCCGCGCCAGGAGCGAGCTCACGGTCGCCGTTCGCGTCACACCGAGCGAAGGCACACCGTCGCTTGACCGCGAGCTTCCTGTTCCGGAAGACTGGTCGATCCTGGTCGAGAAGGCCCAGGCTCTCCCCGATCAACCCCCACCGCCGAAGCGCCAGCACCAGCAGTCGCAGCAGCAGCAGTCGAATACGGTTTAG
- the trhO gene encoding oxygen-dependent tRNA uridine(34) hydroxylase TrhO → MNFTIAAFYRFVSLPDPAALRDELRAAFSEEDLCGSMLIASEGVNGTMAGSAETIERLLDMLVEKTGLDRADVKFANSEERPFGRLKFLVKSEIIAFRKAKVDPTQAGNYVQPQEWNALIADPEVLLLDTRNHYEADLGTFNGAIDPGIETFSDFVTYVRENLDPAKHRKVAMFCTGGIRCEKASAFMLQEGFSEVYHLKGGILKYLEEVPEQDSQWHGTCFVFDRRTSVGHKDFEAE, encoded by the coding sequence ATGAACTTCACGATTGCCGCCTTTTACCGCTTTGTCTCCCTGCCTGACCCGGCTGCCCTGCGCGACGAACTGCGTGCGGCCTTCAGCGAGGAAGACCTGTGCGGCAGCATGCTGATCGCCAGTGAAGGCGTGAATGGCACCATGGCAGGCTCGGCTGAGACCATCGAGCGGCTGTTGGACATGCTGGTGGAGAAGACCGGGCTGGACCGGGCGGACGTGAAGTTCGCGAACTCGGAGGAGCGGCCCTTTGGCCGGTTGAAGTTTCTGGTCAAGAGCGAGATCATCGCCTTCCGCAAAGCCAAGGTCGATCCAACGCAGGCCGGAAACTATGTGCAGCCGCAGGAGTGGAACGCGCTGATTGCCGATCCCGAAGTGCTGCTGCTGGACACCCGAAACCACTATGAGGCCGATCTAGGTACCTTCAACGGAGCCATCGATCCCGGCATTGAGACGTTCTCGGACTTCGTCACCTATGTGCGCGAGAACCTCGATCCGGCGAAACATCGCAAGGTGGCGATGTTCTGTACCGGCGGCATCCGCTGCGAGAAGGCCTCGGCCTTCATGCTGCAGGAGGGCTTCAGCGAGGTCTACCACCTCAAGGGCGGCATCCTGAAGTATCTCGAGGAAGTGCCCGAGCAGGACAGCCAATGGCATGGCACCTGCTTCGTGTTCGACCGCCGGACCTCGGTGGGGCATAAAGACTTTGAAGCTGAATAG
- a CDS encoding TetR/AcrR family transcriptional regulator, with translation MSSTSSNAVRVAPQQERSTRRLANFLDAAAELFGEVGFEAATMTAIAERSGSGIGTLYHYFPDKQTIGFALTHQYAQELEAHWKPLMEQAATLTHQEFGELFIGYVTEFVQERPAYLKLMAAPIKFSRDAAARRGLRMAIANAFRAKTPSLTEERALLAANVAVQLVRGMTTLYAEAAPREKPLVIAEYKKIMALYLESILA, from the coding sequence GTGTCCTCGACTTCGTCAAATGCCGTCCGTGTGGCCCCGCAGCAGGAACGCTCTACGCGTCGGCTGGCGAACTTTCTGGATGCGGCTGCGGAGCTCTTCGGCGAGGTGGGCTTTGAAGCCGCCACGATGACGGCCATCGCGGAGCGCAGCGGCTCGGGAATCGGCACGCTGTATCACTACTTCCCGGACAAGCAGACCATCGGCTTCGCTCTGACGCACCAGTACGCGCAAGAGCTCGAAGCGCACTGGAAGCCTTTGATGGAGCAGGCGGCGACGCTGACTCATCAGGAGTTTGGCGAACTCTTTATCGGGTACGTCACGGAGTTCGTTCAGGAGCGGCCGGCTTATCTGAAGCTGATGGCCGCGCCGATCAAATTTTCACGCGACGCGGCGGCACGCAGGGGCTTGCGGATGGCCATAGCGAATGCGTTTCGGGCGAAGACGCCATCGCTTACTGAAGAGAGGGCTCTGTTGGCCGCAAACGTTGCGGTGCAGCTGGTTCGGGGCATGACAACCCTCTATGCTGAAGCCGCGCCGCGAGAGAAGCCTCTGGTGATCGCTGAGTACAAGAAGATCATGGCGTTGTATTTGGAAAGTATTTTGGCTTAG
- a CDS encoding isochorismatase family protein yields MSSLHLEPKKTALVLIDLQNGIVAMPTAPYSGAEVMQKSRQLAEAFRAKGAPVVYVRVDIGDFMHLPADKSHRDPNAPPPPAILSEIAPEAGFHDGDLLITKRHWGAFAGTKLEEELRQRGIETVVLGGIATNFGVESTARQGTGLGFAFVLVEDACSGLEAHAHTFAFETIFPHLSRIRKTDEVIASLA; encoded by the coding sequence TTGAGCTCGTTGCATCTGGAACCGAAGAAAACCGCCCTCGTCCTGATCGATCTCCAGAATGGGATCGTCGCCATGCCTACCGCGCCTTACTCTGGTGCAGAGGTCATGCAGAAGTCCCGCCAACTGGCAGAAGCCTTCCGGGCAAAAGGGGCTCCGGTCGTCTATGTTCGCGTGGATATTGGAGACTTTATGCATCTGCCGGCCGACAAATCTCACCGCGATCCGAACGCTCCGCCACCGCCCGCCATCCTGTCGGAGATTGCACCTGAGGCCGGTTTTCACGACGGCGACCTGCTGATCACCAAGCGGCATTGGGGCGCCTTTGCCGGTACGAAGCTGGAGGAAGAACTCAGGCAACGCGGCATCGAGACGGTCGTTCTCGGAGGAATCGCCACTAACTTCGGCGTTGAGTCGACCGCGCGCCAAGGGACCGGCCTGGGCTTTGCCTTCGTCCTCGTGGAAGACGCCTGCAGTGGCCTCGAGGCTCACGCCCATACCTTTGCCTTCGAGACGATCTTCCCACACCTGTCGAGAATCAGGAAGACCGACGAGGTCATCGCTTCCCTTGCCTGA
- a CDS encoding DHA2 family efflux MFS transporter permease subunit has product MPETLSSADRLDPSVWKIVSVAVLGSFLSQLDATVVNVSLSSLTVELHSTLTVIQWVTSGYLLALALMLPLNGWLVDRIGAKTLYLWCFSAFTLSSALCGLAWSANSLIAFRILQGMSGGLLAPMAQMMLARAAGRHMARVMGYAALPVMLGPILGPVIAGAILQHASWRWLFLVNLPVGALAILLAVLFLPNDREETTPRDLDLLGLALLSPGLVLFLYGSDHMGERTGLLALATAAVLITIFLRTAAPKGANALIDLRLFKSRIFSASATTQFLSNGIMYAAQMLVPIYLIRACGRSPSATGWLLAPLGLGMVCAYPCMGFLTQRFGIRKVSSGGALLALAGTLPFIYLGGHGLILAVLAPALFFRGMGLGAIGIPSLTAAYASVKKQDLPMATTSLNIVQRLGGPTLTTVCATFLAWRLRSVGTPGMMSGAFTSTFVLLCVLHVLLLVAALRLPVSVDRVAEQRVEEESLNLIEVAE; this is encoded by the coding sequence TTGCCTGAGACCTTGAGCTCCGCCGACCGGCTGGATCCCTCCGTCTGGAAGATCGTATCCGTCGCGGTGCTTGGCTCCTTTCTCTCCCAGCTCGATGCGACCGTCGTCAACGTGTCGCTCTCCAGCCTGACGGTGGAGTTGCATAGCACTCTCACGGTGATTCAGTGGGTTACGAGCGGCTATCTGCTGGCACTCGCGCTCATGCTTCCGTTGAACGGCTGGCTGGTGGATCGCATTGGGGCCAAAACCCTCTACCTCTGGTGCTTTTCGGCCTTCACGCTCTCTTCGGCCCTGTGCGGCCTGGCCTGGTCGGCAAACTCCCTGATTGCCTTTCGCATTCTGCAGGGCATGAGCGGAGGATTGCTCGCTCCCATGGCGCAGATGATGCTGGCACGCGCTGCCGGAAGGCATATGGCACGCGTCATGGGCTATGCCGCTCTGCCCGTCATGCTGGGCCCAATCCTTGGGCCTGTCATAGCCGGGGCGATTCTGCAGCATGCCTCCTGGCGCTGGCTCTTTCTGGTCAACCTGCCGGTCGGGGCTCTGGCGATTCTGCTGGCCGTCCTCTTCCTGCCCAACGACCGCGAAGAGACGACGCCACGCGACCTCGATCTGCTGGGCCTGGCGCTGCTCTCTCCCGGACTGGTGCTCTTTCTCTACGGATCGGACCACATGGGAGAGCGCACAGGCCTTCTTGCCCTGGCCACCGCCGCTGTTCTGATTACGATCTTTCTCCGGACGGCAGCGCCCAAGGGAGCGAACGCGCTGATCGATCTGCGTTTGTTCAAGAGCAGAATCTTCTCGGCCTCCGCCACTACACAGTTCCTTTCCAACGGAATTATGTACGCCGCGCAGATGCTGGTCCCGATCTATCTCATCCGCGCCTGCGGCCGATCGCCCAGCGCGACGGGCTGGCTGCTGGCTCCCCTGGGGCTGGGGATGGTCTGCGCCTATCCCTGCATGGGATTCCTGACACAGCGGTTTGGGATTCGAAAGGTCTCCTCCGGGGGTGCACTTCTGGCCCTGGCCGGCACTTTGCCTTTCATCTATCTGGGGGGACACGGATTGATTCTTGCCGTACTCGCTCCCGCTCTCTTCTTCCGTGGCATGGGACTGGGGGCTATCGGAATTCCATCGCTCACGGCGGCCTACGCGTCGGTCAAGAAGCAGGACCTGCCGATGGCGACGACCTCGCTCAATATCGTCCAGCGCCTCGGCGGCCCGACACTGACGACCGTGTGCGCAACCTTCCTCGCCTGGCGACTTCGGTCGGTAGGGACTCCGGGCATGATGTCCGGCGCCTTTACCTCGACCTTTGTTCTGCTTTGCGTGTTGCACGTTCTCCTGCTGGTGGCCGCCTTGAGGCTTCCCGTTTCCGTGGACAGAGTTGCGGAGCAGCGGGTCGAGGAAGAATCGCTCAATTTGATTGAAGTGGCGGAGTAG
- a CDS encoding ABC transporter permease, which produces MSTSITNSTNETNEAARLRKRASSSFDKTLRSARSTIAFRETVNLAIDSFRASKTRFLLTMLGMVIGSASIVLVYTVGNTGKDFALNTISGLGPNKVEMQYSGGITMGPDNVSTPDYMTREDLQAVRSQIPGIIASSPMLEYHDNIAVGNGITKEAMLLGVSPEYKEVRNLKVKAGRFFDDQDATSHAKVAVIVGPMARELYGSYADAVGHTISIRGIPFTIIGVFMESTNTFGTSEISEHTLLVPYEVARYFTGSDELKEIFFSMKNREQVEPAAARITQIIHARHYPTSEYKAQTLTDILVTMRQIANMLTIVLFLGSAITLIVSGVGIMNSMLANVQSRIREIGIRKAMGATSREIRLQFLTEAVFLSLGGGIIGTALGLALPLSVGIFTDFTIPVSALSAVIALATSVVVGVIFGTLPANRAAKLDPVATLKYE; this is translated from the coding sequence ATGTCCACCAGCATCACCAATTCGACAAACGAGACCAACGAAGCGGCACGGCTCCGGAAGCGGGCGTCCTCCAGCTTCGACAAGACCCTGCGTAGCGCGCGTTCCACGATCGCCTTCCGCGAGACAGTCAACCTTGCGATCGATAGCTTCCGCGCCAGCAAGACGCGATTTCTGCTCACCATGCTCGGCATGGTCATCGGCTCGGCTTCGATTGTGCTGGTCTATACCGTGGGCAATACGGGCAAGGATTTCGCTCTCAATACCATCTCCGGCTTGGGGCCGAACAAGGTCGAGATGCAGTACTCCGGCGGCATCACCATGGGCCCAGACAACGTCAGCACGCCCGACTATATGACCCGTGAAGATCTGCAGGCGGTCCGCAGCCAGATCCCTGGGATCATTGCCAGCTCGCCCATGCTGGAGTACCACGACAATATCGCGGTGGGGAACGGCATTACCAAAGAGGCCATGCTGCTTGGCGTCAGCCCGGAGTACAAAGAGGTCAGAAATCTCAAGGTAAAAGCCGGGCGCTTCTTCGATGACCAGGATGCAACAAGCCACGCCAAGGTGGCCGTGATCGTAGGCCCCATGGCCCGTGAGCTCTATGGCAGCTATGCCGATGCGGTGGGACATACGATCTCCATTCGCGGCATTCCCTTCACCATCATTGGCGTCTTCATGGAGAGCACCAACACCTTCGGTACCTCGGAGATCAGCGAACACACCCTGCTGGTTCCCTACGAGGTCGCCCGCTACTTCACGGGCAGCGACGAGCTGAAGGAGATCTTCTTCAGCATGAAGAATCGGGAACAGGTCGAACCAGCGGCCGCACGCATCACCCAGATCATCCACGCCCGCCACTATCCCACCAGCGAGTACAAGGCCCAGACGCTCACTGACATCCTCGTCACGATGCGCCAAATCGCCAACATGCTGACGATCGTACTGTTTCTGGGCTCGGCCATTACGCTGATCGTCTCCGGGGTAGGCATCATGAACTCGATGCTGGCCAACGTGCAGTCGCGCATTCGCGAGATCGGCATCCGCAAGGCCATGGGAGCGACCAGCCGCGAGATACGGTTGCAGTTCCTCACGGAAGCGGTGTTTCTATCGCTGGGCGGAGGCATCATTGGTACGGCGCTGGGGCTGGCCCTGCCGCTCAGTGTCGGTATCTTTACCGACTTCACGATCCCGGTCTCGGCCTTGAGCGCGGTGATTGCCCTGGCGACATCGGTGGTGGTCGGAGTCATCTTCGGAACATTGCCGGCGAATCGAGCGGCGAAGCTCGATCCAGTGGCTACGCTCAAGTACGAGTAA
- a CDS encoding DUF7010 family protein, with translation MTTGMNLEQALLAERKASFFRLRGAYPIPLAGAIWWAFLGIAGYKLHSHLWIFLAFVTSGTLFPLALLLAKLFGIDFMRDRTSIRDMIFPALISMLLFWPIAISAYWSYPQLVPLILAIGMAIQWPVIGWMYGHTALYTTHALVRAITCFVLWNWLPSTRFTLLPMAVSVIYLLTIGAILIASSDRAKAASESALELAR, from the coding sequence ATGACCACAGGCATGAACCTCGAGCAGGCGTTGCTGGCTGAGCGTAAAGCCTCTTTCTTCCGTTTGAGAGGTGCCTATCCGATTCCACTTGCGGGTGCGATCTGGTGGGCCTTTCTGGGGATCGCAGGATATAAACTGCACAGCCATCTTTGGATTTTTCTTGCTTTCGTGACCAGTGGAACCCTCTTCCCTCTCGCTCTCCTGCTGGCAAAGTTGTTCGGAATCGACTTTATGCGCGATCGGACATCCATCCGGGATATGATCTTCCCTGCGCTGATATCCATGCTCCTCTTCTGGCCCATAGCGATCTCGGCTTATTGGAGTTATCCCCAGCTTGTACCGCTCATTTTGGCGATCGGCATGGCGATTCAATGGCCCGTGATCGGTTGGATGTATGGCCACACCGCTCTCTATACAACCCATGCCCTGGTGCGAGCGATTACCTGCTTTGTACTTTGGAACTGGCTGCCCTCCACGCGCTTCACATTGCTGCCGATGGCTGTGTCTGTGATCTATCTGTTAACCATCGGAGCCATCTTGATTGCTTCCTCTGATCGGGCAAAAGCCGCATCCGAGAGTGCGCTTGAGTTAGCCAGGTAA